In Longimicrobium sp., a single genomic region encodes these proteins:
- a CDS encoding chemotaxis protein CheW: MLPTQSHDTAEGAAESAALERVVLFVAGGHRFGVGIECIREVIPARAYTPLPGSGEHVCGLINLRGRIVTVIDLGARLRLPPSSAVPDHSIVIVEHHDRLVGMAVEEVARIVEVDPETLTSSAEVLRSLRIDRAYLRGVGEVDDEIFVAVDPGEIFSSILT; encoded by the coding sequence ATGCTCCCAACCCAGAGCCACGACACGGCCGAAGGCGCCGCCGAATCGGCTGCGCTGGAGCGGGTGGTGCTGTTCGTCGCCGGGGGGCACCGGTTCGGGGTGGGGATCGAGTGCATCCGCGAAGTGATCCCGGCGCGGGCGTACACCCCGCTCCCCGGGAGCGGCGAGCACGTCTGCGGGCTGATCAACCTCCGCGGGCGCATCGTCACCGTCATTGATCTCGGCGCCCGCCTCCGCCTCCCGCCTTCGTCGGCCGTTCCGGACCACAGCATCGTGATCGTGGAGCACCACGACCGCCTGGTGGGGATGGCGGTGGAGGAGGTCGCCCGCATCGTGGAAGTCGATCCCGAGACGCTGACGTCATCGGCCGAGGTCCTGCGCTCCCTTCGCATCGACCGCGCGTACCTGCGCGGGGTGGGCGAAGTGGACGACGAGATCTTCGTGGCCGTGGACCCCGGCGAGATCTTCTCCAGCATCCTGACCTGA
- a CDS encoding RluA family pseudouridine synthase, with protein sequence MPRAEETRELLAGDDTGERLDSWLAARLDTSRSRAAQWIEEGRVLLNGAVPKKRDKPSPGDRITVTLPVPEPSALAAEEIPLDVVYQDADLLVLNKAAGMVVHPAPGHATGTLVNALLHAVGDLSGIGGVLRPGIVHRLDRDTSGLMIVAKHDDAHRTLSDALKRREIRRAYLTAAWGHLPEERITVDAPVGRHLTDRKRMGVVQGGRRAVTHFQLVERWRAADLVRADLETGRTHQIRVHLLHLGHPVVGDATYGADRHKGVSGPDRSWAAGLAKRVRRQFLHAFELRFLHPRTGEELHFQAPLPVELEAAAEWARG encoded by the coding sequence ATGCCGCGCGCTGAAGAGACGCGCGAGCTGCTCGCCGGCGACGACACCGGCGAGCGGCTGGACAGCTGGCTCGCGGCGCGGCTGGACACCTCGCGCTCCCGCGCCGCGCAGTGGATCGAGGAGGGGCGCGTCCTCCTGAACGGCGCCGTTCCTAAGAAGCGCGACAAGCCCTCCCCCGGTGACCGCATCACCGTCACCCTCCCCGTGCCCGAGCCCTCCGCGCTCGCCGCCGAGGAGATCCCGCTCGACGTCGTCTACCAGGACGCCGACCTCCTCGTCCTCAACAAGGCGGCGGGGATGGTGGTGCATCCCGCACCCGGCCACGCCACCGGGACACTGGTCAACGCCCTCCTCCACGCCGTCGGCGACCTGTCGGGGATCGGCGGCGTGCTGCGCCCCGGCATCGTCCATCGCCTCGACCGCGACACCAGCGGGCTGATGATCGTCGCCAAGCACGACGACGCGCACCGCACCCTCTCCGACGCCCTGAAGCGCCGGGAGATCCGCCGCGCGTACCTGACCGCCGCGTGGGGCCACCTGCCCGAGGAGCGGATCACCGTCGACGCCCCCGTCGGCCGCCATCTCACCGACCGCAAGCGGATGGGGGTGGTGCAGGGGGGCCGCCGCGCCGTCACGCACTTCCAGCTCGTGGAGCGCTGGCGTGCCGCCGACCTGGTGCGCGCCGACCTGGAGACGGGGCGCACGCACCAGATCCGCGTGCACCTCCTTCACCTGGGCCACCCCGTCGTAGGCGACGCCACCTACGGCGCCGACCGCCACAAGGGCGTATCCGGCCCTGACCGCAGCTGGGCCGCGGGGCTTGCGAAGCGGGTGCGCCGACAGTTCCTGCACGCCTTCGAGCTGCGCTTCCTGCACCCGCGCACGGGGGAGGAGCTCCACTTCCAGGCGCCGCTGCCGGTGGAGCTGGAGGCGGCGGCGGAGTGGGCGCGGGGGTGA